Proteins encoded by one window of Bubalus bubalis isolate 160015118507 breed Murrah chromosome 4, NDDB_SH_1, whole genome shotgun sequence:
- the CCDC184 gene encoding coiled-coil domain-containing protein 184, whose protein sequence is MEEGLLEIMTKDGGDMPAPLEVSTVPAVGDVISGEYNGGMKELMEHLKAQLQALFEDVRAMRGALDEQASHIQVLSDDVCANQRAIVSMCQIMTTAPRQGGLGVVSSKGNFPGARRDPETPSPGIGDSGLLGRDPEDEEDDDEDEKEMPSSATPTSHCELPESPCAGLLEGDGPLVEPLDLPDITLLQLEGEASL, encoded by the coding sequence ATGgaggaaggtctgctggagatcATGACCAAGGACGGCGGCGATATGCCGGCCCCTCTGGAGGTGTCCACCGTGCCGGCCGTGGGGGACGTGATCTCCGGGGAGTACAACGGCGGCATGAAGGAACTGATGGAGCACCTGAAGGCCCAGCTGCAGGCCCTGTTTGAGGACGTGAGGGCCATGCGGGGGGCCCTAGACGAGCAGGCCTCGCACATCCAGGTACTCTCGGACGACGTGTGCGCCAACCAGCGAGCCATCGTCTCCATGTGCCAGATTATGACCACCGCGCCCCGCCAGGGTGGCCTGGGCGTGGTCAGCAGCAAGGGGAACTTCCCGGGCGCCCGCCGAGATCCGGAGACCCCTTCGCCTGGGATCGGGGACAGCGGTTTGCTGGGTCGCGATCCAGAGGACGAGGAGGACGACGATGAAGACGAAAAGGAGATGCCCAGCTCCGCCACACCCACTAGTCACTGTGAGCTCCCGGAGAGCCCCTGTGCTGGCCTCCTGGAGGGGGACGGGCCACTTGTGGAGCCCCTCGATCTGCCCGACATTACCCTGCTGCAGCTGGAGGGCGAGGCCTCTCTGTGA